From Parcubacteria group bacterium, a single genomic window includes:
- a CDS encoding MBL fold metallo-hydrolase, whose product MQRGGKILPPPIVEGHVDALLLTHGHLDHIGMLPLFTNAHPDTPVYSTKVTWRFTRMLLWDSYKVVTRKLDRGEKVDIYFSASDISKAVSPKRFKLVHKPEWFSPWPGWKMRFRSSGHINGAASIDIVSPSGFRITHSGDISFHDQPTIKGAEVINDIFSPEVLITEGTYGDRNLPDREHEEQRFVNRVIGILGRGGKVLVPSFSITGPNIGIILANGLAKAGIDVPVHIDGMIRTAAGIINDSNEWSPNDNGLAFPRNLIAVPEEQEEAYAYRQELLKSGPAVIVSSHGMLEGGLAMFYLPHILTDHKSAVLLPGYQVEGTGGRRLLELERGHQFQVNRQQIPRHCDVERFHLSSHASGKELSEWVYKINPWQVIVTHATLSAFQGLMRKIRDHNQCIRVLGGYNGQEIRDL is encoded by the coding sequence GTGCAAAGAGGCGGAAAGATTTTGCCTCCGCCGATAGTGGAAGGCCATGTTGATGCGTTGCTTTTAACTCACGGCCATCTTGACCACATCGGAATGCTGCCTCTTTTTACGAACGCGCATCCCGATACGCCTGTTTACAGCACCAAAGTTACTTGGCGCTTTACCCGCATGCTTTTGTGGGATTCTTACAAAGTCGTAACTCGTAAACTGGATAGAGGAGAAAAAGTTGATATATATTTCTCCGCTTCCGATATAAGTAAGGCGGTGAGTCCCAAAAGATTTAAGTTAGTCCATAAGCCGGAATGGTTTTCGCCTTGGCCGGGCTGGAAAATGAGATTTCGGTCATCCGGCCACATTAATGGAGCGGCGAGCATCGATATCGTTTCCCCAAGCGGTTTTAGGATAACTCATTCGGGAGACATTAGTTTTCACGACCAGCCGACCATTAAGGGGGCTGAAGTTATCAATGATATTTTTTCTCCGGAGGTTTTAATCACGGAGGGAACTTACGGCGACCGGAATTTGCCGGACCGTGAACATGAGGAACAACGGTTTGTTAATCGGGTTATCGGGATTCTAGGCCGGGGTGGAAAGGTTTTGGTCCCGTCTTTTTCCATCACTGGACCGAACATAGGCATTATTTTGGCCAATGGCTTAGCCAAGGCCGGAATTGATGTTCCGGTTCATATTGATGGGATGATTAGAACGGCGGCCGGTATCATCAACGACTCTAATGAATGGAGTCCTAATGATAATGGCTTAGCTTTTCCCAGAAATTTGATTGCCGTTCCCGAAGAGCAGGAAGAGGCCTACGCTTACCGCCAAGAACTTCTTAAAAGCGGTCCGGCGGTAATCGTTTCTTCCCATGGAATGCTTGAGGGCGGACTCGCGATGTTTTATCTGCCCCACATTCTGACAGACCATAAAAGCGCGGTGCTTTTGCCGGGTTATCAAGTAGAGGGCACCGGCGGCCGGCGGCTCTTAGAGCTTGAGCGCGGCCATCAGTTCCAAGTAAACCGTCAGCAAATTCCCAGACATTGCGATGTGGAGAGATTTCATCTCTCGTCGCATGCTTCCGGAAAAGAGCTGTCTGAATGGGTATACAAGATAAATCCGTGGCAGGTAATTGTTACCCATGCCACTCTTTCAGCTTTTCAAGGGCTGATGAGGAAAATTAGAGATCATAACCAATGTATTCGAGTTTTAGGCGGTTATAATGGCCAAGAAATTAGAGATTTGTAA
- a CDS encoding ATP-dependent metallopeptidase FtsH/Yme1/Tma family protein yields MKIIKFNYKKFINQILIVLGALFLIAFIFAYLNSAFEKPNVIALSELVSKINNEEISKIVVKNDDLEITSKNNDKFFAKKEIESSLSETLKNYGVDGAKLKNVNIQVEQSVGFSFWAGTVLPIILPFIFVGFLIWYMMRQAGRANMGAFSFGKSQAKLSGPFDGRKKVMFSDVAGANEAKEELVEIVDFLKNPKKFLDIGARIPRGALLVGAPGTGKTLLARAVAGEANVPFFYISGSEFVEMFVGVGASRVRDLFNMAKKFAPSIIFIDEIDAVGRQRGAGLGGGHDEREQTLNQILVEMDGFDRETNVIIVAATNRPDILDPALLRPGRFDRRIMIDIPDINDREAILKIHALDKPMAPEVNLRRVAERTPGFSGADLANVINEAAILTARQNKKIVEQETFYYAIEKVLLGPERKSHILSEKEKEIASYHEAGHALVAGVLPNADPVHKISIVSRGSAAGYTLKLPIEDRHLHSKGQFLADLAVLMGGYAAEKIVFKELTTGAASDLKKATDLARKLVTEFGMSEKLGPISLGEENEMVFLGRGLGSEKNYSESVAQLIDREITSFLSIAYDTAKKIISQRRKKLKEIAMRLIEKETIERDEFEAIMVGA; encoded by the coding sequence ATGAAAATAATTAAATTCAATTATAAAAAGTTTATCAATCAGATTCTTATTGTCTTGGGCGCGTTATTTTTGATCGCGTTTATTTTTGCTTATCTTAATTCGGCTTTTGAAAAGCCGAACGTGATTGCTCTTTCCGAGCTGGTTAGTAAAATAAATAACGAAGAAATCTCGAAAATTGTCGTTAAAAACGATGATTTGGAAATAACTTCTAAAAACAACGATAAATTTTTTGCCAAAAAAGAAATTGAAAGTTCGCTCTCCGAAACCCTGAAAAACTATGGCGTTGACGGCGCTAAGTTAAAAAATGTAAATATTCAAGTTGAACAAAGCGTTGGTTTTAGTTTTTGGGCCGGCACGGTTCTTCCCATTATTTTGCCGTTTATCTTCGTCGGATTTTTAATATGGTACATGATGCGGCAGGCCGGTCGCGCCAATATGGGTGCATTTTCATTTGGCAAATCGCAAGCCAAACTTTCCGGGCCGTTTGATGGACGCAAAAAAGTTATGTTTTCCGATGTTGCCGGAGCGAACGAAGCCAAGGAAGAACTCGTTGAAATTGTTGATTTTTTGAAAAATCCAAAAAAATTTTTAGATATTGGCGCCAGAATTCCAAGAGGCGCTCTTCTTGTAGGCGCGCCGGGCACCGGCAAAACCCTCTTAGCTCGAGCTGTTGCCGGCGAAGCCAACGTGCCTTTTTTCTACATTTCCGGTTCCGAGTTTGTGGAAATGTTTGTCGGGGTTGGCGCTTCAAGAGTTAGAGATTTATTCAATATGGCAAAAAAATTCGCACCTTCTATCATTTTTATTGACGAAATTGACGCGGTTGGCAGGCAAAGAGGCGCGGGCCTTGGCGGCGGTCATGATGAAAGAGAGCAAACGCTCAATCAAATTCTAGTTGAAATGGACGGGTTTGACCGTGAGACCAACGTTATTATTGTGGCGGCTACAAACCGTCCCGACATTTTGGATCCAGCGTTGCTTCGCCCCGGACGGTTTGACCGCCGAATCATGATTGATATTCCGGATATAAACGATCGCGAGGCGATTTTAAAAATCCACGCGCTTGATAAGCCCATGGCTCCGGAAGTTAACTTGAGAAGGGTTGCCGAAAGAACTCCGGGTTTTTCCGGCGCCGATTTGGCTAACGTCATAAACGAGGCGGCGATTTTAACCGCCCGCCAGAACAAAAAAATCGTTGAGCAAGAAACTTTTTACTATGCCATTGAAAAAGTTCTTTTAGGGCCGGAACGCAAAAGCCACATTCTTTCAGAAAAAGAAAAAGAAATTGCTTCTTATCACGAAGCGGGCCATGCGTTGGTTGCCGGCGTTTTGCCCAATGCCGACCCGGTTCATAAAATTTCGATTGTTTCCCGTGGCAGTGCCGCCGGCTATACTTTAAAGCTCCCGATTGAAGACCGCCATCTTCATTCCAAAGGCCAATTTTTGGCCGATCTTGCCGTTTTGATGGGGGGCTATGCGGCCGAAAAAATTGTTTTCAAAGAACTTACTACCGGTGCCGCGAGTGATCTTAAAAAAGCAACCGACCTGGCGAGAAAGTTGGTTACCGAATTTGGGATGTCGGAAAAACTAGGCCCAATTTCTTTGGGCGAAGAAAACGAAATGGTGTTTCTAGGCAGAGGACTCGGATCAGAAAAAAACTATTCAGAATCGGTAGCCCAGCTTATTGACAGAGAAATTACGAGTTTTCTTTCTATTGCTTATGACACGGCAAAGAAAATCATTTCCCAAAGAAGGAAAAAACTTAAAGAAATTGCCATGCGGCTGATAGAAAAAGAAACGATTGAACGGGATGAGTTTGAAGCGATTATGGTTGGGGCGTAA